From Marinobacter alexandrii, one genomic window encodes:
- a CDS encoding T9SS type A sorting domain-containing protein encodes MRYFAFTILFTYAFISTGQLIIKPIAKNQANERGRITETNIVNPATLPFWDDFSVTSDSPDSVRIWGTDTTSQWNRELSKDVFVNATLAVNPPSHKVATFDGLDENGAFHGDGEGLADELVSDTIDLQGRANVILSFYWQAGGRVEIPEAGDSLVLQFHRFEDGQSTWEMAWLQDGGDLDSDQDSVFTQEAIEIDPEFLTQDFLFRFQSYGDLDGPFDAWHVDWIYLNENRQDDSFFYADQGFNEQLSSPFSPFTSLPVNQFRSNVDALSGIVQTGVFNLEDEPDNIGPSAEYILVLRETVSNTIVDSIFYGNQELLGFNPNPLKMTGIRILQLDSIDLEPLPEIDSAILESELYFRSSDDTFLDGTPVNLQINDTVKSRYLLQDYYAFDDGTAEFAAGTNIAEGQVAIKFWLEESDTLTHVDIHFPNIAPSSTDNSLELRVFKNLNDEPIRAQNITVINAEGINAFHRYKLSRSVVLADTFFVGYQQRENEYIGVGFDRSNPEASEYIFENRLGIWEQNTRLSGALMIRPVFAQVEPDTVTAIQNKRPLTVYPNPTKGPLRIDGEYEAISLMNFSGKTLIHETANNDHDFSRLKSGLYLLTIHRKEGDQTLKIIKK; translated from the coding sequence ATGAGATATTTCGCGTTTACCATATTATTCACTTACGCATTCATTAGCACCGGGCAATTGATCATCAAGCCCATAGCTAAAAATCAAGCAAATGAGAGAGGTCGAATCACTGAAACCAACATTGTAAATCCAGCCACCCTGCCCTTTTGGGACGACTTTTCTGTTACAAGCGATTCTCCTGACAGTGTAAGGATATGGGGGACCGACACTACCTCTCAATGGAACCGAGAACTCAGCAAAGATGTATTTGTAAATGCTACGTTGGCGGTAAACCCTCCTTCTCATAAGGTAGCCACCTTTGATGGATTAGATGAAAACGGTGCTTTTCATGGTGATGGCGAAGGGCTTGCGGATGAACTTGTATCGGATACGATAGACTTGCAAGGTAGAGCAAATGTTATTTTATCCTTCTACTGGCAAGCTGGAGGTCGTGTAGAAATTCCAGAAGCGGGGGATTCACTTGTGCTTCAGTTTCATCGGTTCGAAGATGGGCAAAGCACCTGGGAAATGGCATGGCTTCAGGATGGTGGAGATTTGGACAGTGATCAAGATTCAGTATTTACACAAGAAGCAATTGAGATTGATCCAGAATTTCTGACCCAAGATTTTTTATTTCGATTTCAGTCATACGGTGATCTGGATGGACCGTTCGACGCATGGCATGTCGATTGGATTTATTTAAATGAGAATCGTCAAGATGATTCTTTTTTTTACGCGGATCAAGGTTTTAATGAGCAATTAAGCTCTCCCTTCTCGCCATTCACCTCATTACCAGTGAATCAATTTAGATCTAATGTAGATGCTCTATCTGGCATTGTGCAAACTGGAGTTTTTAATTTAGAAGATGAGCCCGACAATATTGGTCCATCTGCTGAATACATTTTGGTACTACGAGAGACAGTTTCAAATACAATTGTCGACTCCATTTTTTACGGAAATCAAGAACTGCTTGGATTTAATCCAAATCCGCTTAAAATGACCGGGATAAGGATCTTACAACTAGATAGTATTGATTTAGAGCCTCTACCTGAGATAGATTCAGCAATCTTGGAAAGTGAATTATATTTCAGATCATCTGATGATACGTTTCTTGATGGAACTCCCGTAAACCTCCAAATCAATGATACGGTTAAATCCAGGTATTTACTGCAAGATTATTACGCCTTTGATGATGGTACAGCAGAGTTTGCTGCGGGAACGAATATTGCAGAAGGGCAAGTCGCTATAAAATTTTGGTTGGAAGAATCAGACACACTCACACATGTAGATATTCATTTTCCCAATATCGCTCCTTCAAGTACTGATAATTCATTGGAACTCAGAGTTTTTAAAAACCTCAATGATGAACCAATCAGAGCTCAGAATATAACAGTCATCAATGCGGAAGGCATCAATGCATTTCATAGATACAAGCTCTCTAGATCTGTAGTCCTTGCGGATACTTTTTTCGTAGGCTATCAGCAGAGGGAAAACGAATACATTGGCGTTGGTTTTGATCGTAGCAACCCTGAAGCATCTGAGTATATTTTCGAAAACAGATTGGGTATATGGGAGCAAAACACTCGGTTATCGGGAGCGCTTATGATAAGACCCGTTTTTGCGCAAGTCGAGCCTGATACGGTTACAGCTATCCAAAACAAAAGACCATTAACCGTTTACCCCAACCCAACAAAAGGTCCTTTAAGAATCGATGGAGAATATGAAGCAATTTCCCTGATGAATTTCTCTGGAAAGACATTGATTCATGAAACAGCCAATAATGATCATGATTTTTCACGTCTAAAATCGGGATTATATTTGCTCACCATTCACCGAAAAGAGGGTGATCAAACACTTAAAATCATTAAAAAATGA
- a CDS encoding rhodanese-like domain-containing protein, producing the protein MNEDITCQEVKSRLDSGEKFNFIDVREEWEFEEKNIGAMLIPLGELPSRLSEIEQMKDQEIIVHCKSGGRSGQAKKFLNSQGYANVRNMLGGITAYAEL; encoded by the coding sequence ATGAACGAAGATATAACATGTCAGGAAGTAAAATCCCGTCTTGATAGCGGTGAAAAATTCAATTTCATAGACGTAAGAGAAGAATGGGAATTCGAAGAAAAAAACATTGGAGCCATGCTTATTCCGCTAGGTGAACTTCCCAGCAGACTTTCAGAAATTGAGCAGATGAAAGATCAGGAGATTATCGTTCACTGTAAGTCTGGAGGACGATCTGGTCAGGCAAAAAAATTCCTTAACAGCCAAGGCTATGCAAATGTTCGAAATATGCTAGGTGGTATTACGGCCTACGCAGAGCTTTAA